DNA sequence from the Nicotiana tomentosiformis chromosome 3, ASM39032v3, whole genome shotgun sequence genome:
ACAGATCATTTACTAGTTATAGAATCCCACAAATCAACTCTGCCTTTTTGCCCCCTCTTATATATATACACTAATTTCTCCTTTTACTTATTGCCCACCATCTCTCTCTGTCTCTCCCCTACACTTGCACATAGTTATGATATAATTTCTGCACTTTGTTTCTTCTGTCTCTGCCCACTCCTCCGAGGTCATGTGGCTTACTTTAGCAGCTAACAAGATCCTAGAGGACAGAGTCAACGATCAAGATTCACCAGCTGATGCTGAATCTTCAGTTGAAATTCAAAATTTCACGTATacatttctcttttatttttatctataACATTTACAAATTCTTCTATACACTTCCATTTTATCTTATACAGCTTCCTGTCCCTTTTGTTTTCCTTTCGAAAAGATTATTTGTTAGCTCATGGAATGTTGGAGGCATTACACCACCTTCCGACTTAAACTTTGAAGACTTGCTCGACACTCGAAACGAGTTGGCTGACATCTATGTTCTCGGGTAATGCTTAGTGATTTTATTATTGTAGCGAGTAAAGTTCAGAGTTACTTTAATgtgacaaaaaatatatattgtaaCTCTTTTTCCTATTACATCTGAAATTAAACGCCAAAAGTTGTACTTTACAAATGTATATTAATAAACTTTTGTCAGGTTTCAAGAAATCGTACCTCTGAACGCTGGAAATATTATGGTGACAGAGAATACAAGCATATCCATGCAATGGAATTCTCTAATTAGAGCAGCTCTCAACAAGACTGCTATTAGTCATCAGAAGGCAGAGGCGGGAGAAAATCAAAAGGTTTACCCACTAAAAAGAGAGGGTTCCTTCACTACTTCAGCAACTAATAATTCACCACATGATTTTGAATGCATAATCAGCAAACAAATGGTAGGAATTTTTATTACCATATGGGCAAGGATTCCCCTACTTCCCTATATCAGACACACAAGTGTCTCCTCTGTAGGCTGTGGTATCTTCGGCTGTCTTGGCAACAAGGTACACAATCTTAAATGTCACTATTTGTTTCTTCTTCATAATTTATCTTATATATCTAGTCTTTGCTTAATTACTAATTTTGAGCCAATTGATCATATACAGGGTTCAGTTTCGGTTAGATTTTGCTTGCAAGAAACAAGCTTCTGCTTTGTGTGTTGTCATTTGGCTTCTGGTGGAAAAGAAGGAGACAAGAGAGAGCGAAATGCAAATGCCTCCCAAATACTATCACGCACAAGATTTCCTTCCGATCCATTTCACTGTTTGCCCAGCAAAATTTTACAACACGAGTATGTATATCTCTCGAATTTTACAATCAGTATAATTTTCTGGTTCTACAACTAGTTAGTAACACAGTAAACGGCTTAATTATGTTTCTTAAAGTCAGACATCCTGTTTATCCCCTGCAAGTTGAAATAAAGTAAATTAGCTAaaaaaaacaaatcacataatactttgtatgttgttgttgtagctAAAAAAGGAATCATAAAAAATCTTTATACAATAGCCGGTCTTATTCACTGTTTAAtttttctagtcatatacatagattatatattgattaatATAATTAtgcacatataatacataaattatgcatatataatacataaattatgcatatattatatctttatcagttatttttagtttaagcggttgGGTGAACGACTATTCGATTTAATTCTTAAAAGAAATTGAAACGGAGAGAAATTGTCAAAATGCTAACCGTTGCGTCATCATATGGATGCTTACTTATTTAGCAAATAAGTCAAATTTCCCTTTATTTTACCACAACAAAGAAGATTTCACTTTGGAAGCAGTGAATTATTATTTATCAAGTGGTGCATATCTTGAAGTATTTATCTTCTAAATACCACAAAATTTGCTCGCAATGATTAGTATATGTACTATACTAGTACTATAACTTATATTATCTAACTGCCACAAGCTACGTAATCTCATGCAGCAGGGTAATTTGGCTTGGCGACCTGAATTACAGGATTTACTTACCTGAACCCACAGCTAGATCTTTAGTCAATGACCGGCAATGGAGCACATTATTACAAAACGATCAGGTATATATTCTAAATCATCAGCAATATCATAAGGAATTTAACTTGTATACTCTGTACACGGATATGTAATAAGTTGTTACTGTAATTTAATGGTCTGTTTTAGTAGCTGCCTACTTTATTATCCAAAAATTAAGCTAGTTTCACTTCTTATGATTAGTTACTTATAGTCATCCTTTAAGTGACCTGACATTGATAATGTATAGTAAATAATACTCCTAGTATAATCATTACTACTCTGAAGTTGACATTGAAAAACTTGAAACTGAAGCTTAAGGCTGAACTAAGAGAAGGCTGTACCTTTGAGGGATGGAATGAGGAAGAAATCGAGTTTCCgccgacatataaatataactTAGATTCTAATGATTATTATGGCTGCAATGATCAGAAAGGAAAAAGGGGAAAGAGCCGAACCCCAGCTTGGTAAGTGGCAAAAGATCATAATTTCTTTTTCTGTTAAATGTAAATTAAAGATCATGATATATTTTAATCtcagcttcttctttttttggttgCAAAGATCATGCATGATTAATTCCTTTTGATGTGTCAAGATATCCCAAAACAAATAGAACTGCAAATCTACTAATAATAAAGATTGAAGTAATTAATTTTTGTGTAGGTGTGATAGGATAATATGGTTTGGGAAAGGACTGAAGCAAAGGCAGTATAATAGAAGTGAGTGTAAACTGTCGGACCACAGACCAGTAAGAGCAATTTTCACAGCAGAGGTCAAGGTTCAACGTCAATCGACAGAGGCTTCAGAAAAATTTGCCAAAATATTTGATAACTTGTGAAAATTTTCAAATCATGGCAATTGTGATTGATCATGGTTAAAGCTTGAAGCAGTTTTCAAACACAAACAATAGGCTAATTTTCTGGTGCTGAAAAACGAGCTAAATTTTGGAACACCAACATAACTTTTGTGTGCACAGCAACGAAATGATGAATTTTTTGGGCaaacttcttctttttcttttcaagttTTTATGTAATGAAAAAAGGCACAGTTAGACGGGGAGGGATGGCCCATGTTGTAAAAGTACATACTAAGAAAAACACTTTAACTTTTTAATAATGAGAATACCAAGGTGTTTACCTACaaaacgatacagttgaatttatacgtggtttctagacaagtgaattaatttgatcctgaaataatataataatcgaagaaatacGCAGTACTTAGTCTTGGAATGTaaatgaaatagcaaagatagtgATTCCATGAACACGATTTCCGAACACAGCAATGATGGGATCAAAAAGCAAGagagtgaaattgtataaagctttgtatagaatataatatatgttcttgACAGAAatttcgtgtcctttacaatgataactgagctcactatttataactaTATCTAGGGAAGAAGGTCCGAGGATCGTGCCCTcccttaatgtcaattatgagggtcattgatgaagatgtagcATTGAGcgtaaatgccaaattctttgtaacggaccgtcgctctCAATGCTCTataatattccttagtaaatgctaccgggtgcAGAGCATTTTATACACTTTTGTGAACGTTATTCGTTCCGATGACAAGTGCAGTGGCTGCGTTCGGTCCTCAGCCATTCCATCTTGGACTCCatgtgtcctccttttagtcagccacgcgtcatatcatattttaccctatacaaatagtccccctactttctggtgacataactttgtgttatcggaaagttggtagaaatacctttttggcgggaattactataattccctctgaaggTCTCTGACAGTTGATTacacgcacgtctctccgcatttaatgccccgaacacgcgtcatcccatgattcagcacaactttAGCCGATTATCGTAGTactcatggccatgaatttagccgccaaaattttacttatacgcaactttcttttcctttgcgtttcacaattgcttgagcttctaatttgcatccttgttttccatcccttttctaattttcttcaaacacaaactctttaccttcttcctttccaatggcttcttcctccaaaCGTGGTGGTTCTAcgaagaataagaacaaaacTGAGGATTCCGTTCCTCCAACAGTAGATTctatcatcccaagaaggcttagtatTTTCGAAGGATTTTGAATAGAAATTttctactgctaaccctcgtacatgggctgttagtaggtacccttcttccattcgttcttctagtattcctgctgtgaaggaggactgccgCTGCAATGAGTTAGAAATTATCGCTattgatctatcggagcgagtgaccctttccaaagaaggttttacatactttttcacgtatccctttacttttgGTGCATTTTCTTTGGGCGaagagcttgattccgtgattgcggagttttgccttcacTACCAGGTAtctttggcacaggtaagtccttcagtatGGAGGACGATCGCCTGCCTCCGATGCTTGTGCCAAGAAACTGGGGAGgcgctaaccttagctcatgtgaTAAATCTCTATTCCTCCAAAATCTTCtacgggggaatgataaacctttgcaagcgtggccaccatgctttgttgttTAGCATGGATGATAAAAATGATTGTGGGTGTATGGAGCGGTTCAttgcagttgccaccaacgaTATTATTccgacaacggcttcatcctttccggttgcttggaaccgcactcgtaagttcttTGTATAATATTCCTCTTACTAGATATTCTTTTGTGGCCGTATCATCTCTTCACCATTCACacatttcagcaactcgatggctcccaccggtggtggaaggtttgaacagtgggttcagaagattttggACGTCACAACGCCCGAAACCCGTTCGTGGAAAGAActagcccttaaatacgggtggaaggccaaaaatcatggtaaccctaatttaccttgcttccatttttgtatatgaagtacttggttgaacccttctgactttgtTCATAAATTTAGGTCTACTTGCGGGCTCTGTtgctgtccccgaggaggacgttctggctaatcctgctgatgcagcgaggctgcttcaggaagcacttactcgaacaggtatttccgggcctgtttcgggtgcaaatatttctttacggagtcctcgcccggaggataaacaaacaaagagaagacGCTCCTCCGCGACCGAGGAAAAGAATAGAAGGGCAAAGGTTGATGTTCCCGAatcatctccggtggcgatgatgactggtcctccttctggGCCGGTTGACgagggagcttctttacacaGAAGGCgatgatcctcatcatctcaacaggatgctcgacctaTTGAGATAGTTATACCAACTGAAGATGATGTCTCGGCACTTTAGGGAGAGTCTAATTTGGTAAAATatgccaactcccattttcgTGGCCCAATTGCTGCAACCGGTGCTGCAGGGCTGAGTTCTAGGTCCTTGCTGTCTTTAGTTGGCGAGCATCAAATCACCAGCACTACATTTGATGcaactgcttctcactcttcgactccatcagcttcatctccaccttcaccaacaccagcaactgctacatcatttctATCTTCGTCTACTCTTCTACCAGCGGTTGCTACACTATCTCCATCGGCCgtacctgaccatgaagaaggtgtttctcttccacagtccccagttcatgggaacttggggcaaaattatgctgctccttttgaagatccacaaaggaggaggaacattactttttcggtctctaccgggtgTAACCTGCTATCACggtcggtggagcttgctaattacctgaagccttcggcttcagaaaaagattgggaaaagattcagacactctcgggcgagtgtttgttgaacaatacTATGTATAACGCCGCGACGGTACGTTCCTTCTTTCctctgttatttcttctacttttgaacgaatgtattctaagtttttcctcttcttattttataggccaactttcttgcctctttgggccttcaaaggttgattcgtgagaaggaagaacttacttctgaactgTATCAACTTTTGGCGGAACGAGACCAGactgttctccgcctctcggaactggaaactAGAGCTACTGAGGCTgctgttttggaggctcatttgcagcaaagcgagcaagaagtggt
Encoded proteins:
- the LOC104111248 gene encoding type IV inositol polyphosphate 5-phosphatase 9-like isoform X3 gives rise to the protein MWLTLAANKILEDRVNDQDSPADAESSVEIQNFTLFVSSWNVGGITPPSDLNFEDLLDTRNELADIYVLGFQEIVPLNAGNIMVTENTSISMQWNSLIRAALNKTAISHQKAEAGENQKVYPLKREGSFTTSATNNSPHDFECIISKQMVGIFITIWARIPLLPYIRHTSVSSVGCGIFGCLGNKGSVSVRFCLQETSFCFVCCHLASGGKEGDKRERNANASQILSRTRFPSDPFHCLPSKILQHDRVIWLGDLNYRIYLPEPTARSLVNDRQWSTLLQNDQLKAELREGCTFEGWNEEEIEFPPTYKYNLDSNDYYGCNDQKGKRGKSRTPAWCDRIIWFGKGLKQRQYNRSECKLSDHRPVRAIFTAEVKVQRQSTEASEKFAKIFDNL
- the LOC104111248 gene encoding type IV inositol polyphosphate 5-phosphatase 9-like isoform X2, which gives rise to MLNLQLKFKISRIHFSFIFIYNIYKFFYTLPFYLIQLPVPFVFLSKRLFVSSWNVGGITPPSDLNFEDLLDTRNELADIYVLGFQEIVPLNAGNIMVTENTSISMQWNSLIRAALNKTAISHQKAEAGENQKVYPLKREGSFTTSATNNSPHDFECIISKQMVGIFITIWARIPLLPYIRHTSVSSVGCGIFGCLGNKGSVSVRFCLQETSFCFVCCHLASGGKEGDKRERNANASQILSRTRFPSDPFHCLPSKILQHEVIWLGDLNYRIYLPEPTARSLVNDRQWSTLLQNDQLKAELREGCTFEGWNEEEIEFPPTYKYNLDSNDYYGCNDQKGKRGKSRTPAWCDRIIWFGKGLKQRQYNRSECKLSDHRPVRAIFTAEVKVQRQSTEASEKFAKIFDNL
- the LOC104111248 gene encoding type IV inositol polyphosphate 5-phosphatase 9-like isoform X1, which gives rise to MLNLQLKFKISRIHFSFIFIYNIYKFFYTLPFYLIQLPVPFVFLSKRLFVSSWNVGGITPPSDLNFEDLLDTRNELADIYVLGFQEIVPLNAGNIMVTENTSISMQWNSLIRAALNKTAISHQKAEAGENQKVYPLKREGSFTTSATNNSPHDFECIISKQMVGIFITIWARIPLLPYIRHTSVSSVGCGIFGCLGNKGSVSVRFCLQETSFCFVCCHLASGGKEGDKRERNANASQILSRTRFPSDPFHCLPSKILQHDRVIWLGDLNYRIYLPEPTARSLVNDRQWSTLLQNDQLKAELREGCTFEGWNEEEIEFPPTYKYNLDSNDYYGCNDQKGKRGKSRTPAWCDRIIWFGKGLKQRQYNRSECKLSDHRPVRAIFTAEVKVQRQSTEASEKFAKIFDNL